The Desulfovibrio sp. JC022 genomic sequence TTTATTCAGGCCTTTCTTCAGGAATTGTGATCATTACCACAGTTTCGTTACGTTCATCAAAAGTCATCATCTCAATTTCATATTGCATGGCATCGGCCATAAGTTTTGCTGAGTAAGTACCAAGCCCGGTACCGCTGTCTTTACCGTAGGTCACATATTTTTGGAAAAATATATCTCTAATCTGCTCAGGCACAACTCCGGTATTACGAAAAGAAATCATACTATTCCCGTTACGCATAAATTCAATAACTATTTTTTTACCGGAAGGCGAGGCTTCGATTGCGTTGGTCAGCAAACCGGAAATAAGTGAATAAATCAATCTCTCTTCACCCCAGACAACAAGAGAATTGTCATCCGCATCGCCGGAGCTCAACATTTCAACTTCAACTTTCTGGGCGGAAATCTTTGATCTGCAATTATCAATAACCTGCTTTGCCACACCAATCACATCCACCTGCAAAGGACAATATTCGTATTTCCCGGTTTCCATTTTGAACATATCCAGCGACATATCAATCATGTGCAGCATATTCTTACCGGAATCTTCAATGGTCTTAAGAAGACCATGCTGCTGCTCTGTGAGATTATCATCCATACGTAATAACCCGGGAAGACCGATAATGCCGTTAAGCGGAGTTTTCAAATCATGGCGCATAATCAAATCAACATCTGATTTAAGACGCTCAAGATCCTTTTTGTCGCTTATGTCTTCCTTTACGGCAACATAACTTACTAACTCTTCTTTTTCATTGTATACCGGAGAAATAGAAGCAGCTTCCCAGTATAAAGAACCATCCTTTTTCCTGTTAACAATATCTCCGCGCCATGTCTGACCTCTTACAATGGTATCCCACATTTCTTTGTAGAATACTTCGTCATGCTTGCCGGATTTAAGAACTCTAGGATTCTCCCCCAGAGCCTCTTGTTTTGAATACCCTGTTTCTTTGCTAAAGTATGGATTTACATAGGTAATATTACCTTCAGTATCAGTAATAACAACAGATACAGGAGCATTCTCAATAGCCCGTGTAAGAATTTTCAATCTTTCCTCGCGCTCCTTACGTTCTGTAATATCTATGGCAACGCCTTCAAATATATTTTCATCCAATTCAAAATCATAAGTCATATAACCGAACACAGACATACAACATTCTCTGCCGTCAGGAATCGTAAACTCAAGTTCATATTCTACTGTGTCAACTTCCCCGGCTATGACCTGCTTATTCTTCTCCATGGCTTCCGCCAAGGATTCAGGATTGAAATCAAAAAGCTCCGTCCATCGTTGACCGATACCTGATTCAGCAGAACCATACCCCAAATGAGCAAATCCCTCACTTAAACGTAAGAAGACACCATCAACTGTGTGCGAAAAAAATATAAACTTCCTGCTGAGCTTATTGGTGACATGATCAAAACGAGTCTTGCTTTCTCTTAGCTCTGTTTCCATCAGCTTCCGACTGGTAATATCATGAATAGTACCATAGGAACGGATCGGCTTACCTGCATCATCATAGCTGAACTTACCCCGCTCTGAAACGTGCCTTACTTCACCATCTGGCCGCACTATTCTATGATCCAAGGAATAGGACTTCCCGCTCTTCATAGCTTCAAGATATGTCTCACGTACAATTCCCCGATCTTTAGGATGAACCAGTCTTGTAAAGAAACCTATTTTTGAAGGAGTGTATTCTCCCTTAACCACACCAAAAATTTGATAAGTCTCGTTTGACCACCATATTTTGCCACTCAAAAGATCCATGGACCAATTCCCGAGATGAGCTATGGACTGTGCTTCACTGAGATTTGTTTTTACCATCTCAACTTCTGCATTTTTGGTGATTATTTTGTAGATGGAGAAAGAAATGCTCAAAGCCAGCAATAAGAATATTGCATGCAGGATAAGAGATCCAGGGGGAATTACACCCCATCCGCCAACTGGAACAGCGGCAAGCTGCCACGATCCATTTGAAAGAGTAACCTGCATGACAACAGGGCTTTTATCCGGATTAAACACTTCAGGATCTCCAAAAAAAACAGCCCCGTCCGCTCCCTTGCCATCCACACCGCGTGCAGCAATTTTCAAATTTTTAATGGTGGTTAGCCCGGCGTTAACGAAAAGTTTTTCCAAATCAATGACCGCTGAAACTATCCCCCAGAAATATTCATTGGAACGAACAAATACCGGAGCCCTTCCTACAAATCCCCTTCCGCCCTGAACCAGATCAATCGGCCCGGCCACTATCATTTTCCCGGTATTATGAACCTGTTTTACCTGCTCCCACTGATCCGGGTGCAACCTGTAATCCATCCCAAGCACGTCCTCATTACCTTCAAGGGGGTACACATAATCAACAATATAGTCAGGAGCTACTCCGATATTTGTGATAAGTTTCGACCTGAAAAGCATTCCCCGGCAGTAACTCTCCAATTCACTTGTGCGCAATTCCGGATGGTAGGAGACATAATCCGCCAACCCCTGAATCAATAAAAGATTGCTGTTCACTTCCTTTTCAAGTTGAGCTCGAATTGTTGCAGTCTGATGGTAAACTGAAAATTTCTGATCATTTTTGTAACGCTGGTAAAGCTGATACTGAATAAATATATCCAGAGCCAAAAATATGCAGATTACAATTGCGACATATTTTAAAATAACAATCTTTGTTTCACGCATAATCTAACAATCAGCCTATCCGTCATATTCAGGGGATAACGGGCAACTTCTTAAAACAATGAATCCCAGAATTCCGGCAACAACAGATGCCGCAAGAATGCTGAATTTGGCTTCAACAATAAATGGTGAAGAAGCATCCCAAGCCAGAGTGGTGATAAAAATGGACATGGTAAAACCGATACCGGCCAACAATGCCGCACCGAGAAAATGACCGGGAACAAGCGTTTTAGGCATATCGGCTATTCCACTCTTAACCGCTACCCAGCTGGCAAAGCAGATTCCGATAACCTTACCCACAATCAAACCGGAAAAAATACCCAGACTTACCGGATGAAAAACATCCAGCCCGCCGCCCTCAGCACTGAAGTTTATTCCCGCATTAGCAAGAGCAAAAATAGGCATGATCCCGAAAGCCACCCAGTAGTGCAGATTATGCTCAATTCTCTTAAGCGGAGGGCTGGCCATCAAAACATCACGATTAATATTACCGAGAGCAGAAAGCATCTGCTTGTTGGAAAGAGTTACCCTGTTTTTATCCCCGCCCATTTCGTAATCCATGAGGTGGTTGCGCATTGGAATCAAAAAATCTGTGCAGCAAAGCCGGGTGGAAGCCGGGATAGTCATGGCCGCAAGCACACCGGCTACAGTGGCATGTACTCCGCTTTTCAGGAATGCCAGCCACATCAGGCAGCCAAAAAACAAATATGGAAGCGGATGGCGTACACCAAGTTTATTGAGAATAATCATGCAGATGAAAAAGAGCATACCCAGCCCGATAATCCAGAGCGATATACCGGATGAATAAAAAATGGCGATAACAAGGATCGCCCCTATATCATCCACAATGGCTACTGCGGTAAGGAACACCTTCAAGCTGAGCGGAACCCGGTCACCAAGCATAGAAAGTACGCCCAGTGAAAAAGCGATATCCGTAGCCATGGGAATTCCCCAACCGTCCACCGAAGGGGTTCCGATATTGAAAAATGCATAAACAAGGGCCGGGACAACCATCCCCCCCACAGCCGCGAAAATAGGCAACGATGCCTGACGGAATGAATTAAGTTCGCCAACCAGAATCTCACGCTTGATCTCAAGACCTACCAAAAAAAAGAAAACAGCCATAAGGCCGTCATTAATCCACAAAATGGCAGGCTTAGAGAGGATAAAACCCCCAGCCCCAACGGTAAGCGGCATATTTTTAAAAGCTTCGTAATAATGACCCCACGGTGAATTGGCCCAGATCAGGGCAATGACGGTTGCTATGATTAATACCAGACCGCCGGAAGATTCAATCTTAACGAACTCATAAAAAGGCTGGAGCATTTTATCAATTTTCGGCTCACTATCCTTGCTCACAACTTGTGCTTGGCCCATGGGAACTCCCTGCATTTTCTGATCAGAATATTGTTAACAGATGATATCCGTTTATTTGACAACACCATAACAGGAATGGATGTTTATTGAAATTACTTAAAATAAGATTATAAAAAGAAAAAACGGGCTCCAGTTACACTGAAACCCGCTATTAGCTACGTTATTAATATTTTTACTGATTTGAATGTGCTT encodes the following:
- the nhaA gene encoding Na+/H+ antiporter NhaA: MGQAQVVSKDSEPKIDKMLQPFYEFVKIESSGGLVLIIATVIALIWANSPWGHYYEAFKNMPLTVGAGGFILSKPAILWINDGLMAVFFFLVGLEIKREILVGELNSFRQASLPIFAAVGGMVVPALVYAFFNIGTPSVDGWGIPMATDIAFSLGVLSMLGDRVPLSLKVFLTAVAIVDDIGAILVIAIFYSSGISLWIIGLGMLFFICMIILNKLGVRHPLPYLFFGCLMWLAFLKSGVHATVAGVLAAMTIPASTRLCCTDFLIPMRNHLMDYEMGGDKNRVTLSNKQMLSALGNINRDVLMASPPLKRIEHNLHYWVAFGIMPIFALANAGINFSAEGGGLDVFHPVSLGIFSGLIVGKVIGICFASWVAVKSGIADMPKTLVPGHFLGAALLAGIGFTMSIFITTLAWDASSPFIVEAKFSILAASVVAGILGFIVLRSCPLSPEYDG
- a CDS encoding PAS domain S-box protein, producing MRETKIVILKYVAIVICIFLALDIFIQYQLYQRYKNDQKFSVYHQTATIRAQLEKEVNSNLLLIQGLADYVSYHPELRTSELESYCRGMLFRSKLITNIGVAPDYIVDYVYPLEGNEDVLGMDYRLHPDQWEQVKQVHNTGKMIVAGPIDLVQGGRGFVGRAPVFVRSNEYFWGIVSAVIDLEKLFVNAGLTTIKNLKIAARGVDGKGADGAVFFGDPEVFNPDKSPVVMQVTLSNGSWQLAAVPVGGWGVIPPGSLILHAIFLLLALSISFSIYKIITKNAEVEMVKTNLSEAQSIAHLGNWSMDLLSGKIWWSNETYQIFGVVKGEYTPSKIGFFTRLVHPKDRGIVRETYLEAMKSGKSYSLDHRIVRPDGEVRHVSERGKFSYDDAGKPIRSYGTIHDITSRKLMETELRESKTRFDHVTNKLSRKFIFFSHTVDGVFLRLSEGFAHLGYGSAESGIGQRWTELFDFNPESLAEAMEKNKQVIAGEVDTVEYELEFTIPDGRECCMSVFGYMTYDFELDENIFEGVAIDITERKEREERLKILTRAIENAPVSVVITDTEGNITYVNPYFSKETGYSKQEALGENPRVLKSGKHDEVFYKEMWDTIVRGQTWRGDIVNRKKDGSLYWEAASISPVYNEKEELVSYVAVKEDISDKKDLERLKSDVDLIMRHDLKTPLNGIIGLPGLLRMDDNLTEQQHGLLKTIEDSGKNMLHMIDMSLDMFKMETGKYEYCPLQVDVIGVAKQVIDNCRSKISAQKVEVEMLSSGDADDNSLVVWGEERLIYSLISGLLTNAIEASPSGKKIVIEFMRNGNSMISFRNTGVVPEQIRDIFFQKYVTYGKDSGTGLGTYSAKLMADAMQYEIEMMTFDERNETVVMITIPEERPE